One Gordonia mangrovi genomic region harbors:
- a CDS encoding DUF4062 domain-containing protein: protein MDHERDVINSLVIPNVNRLLRAKGRSAALYALDFRWGIETDESTDQRLRERVILQRCVDELRRCLPLFVGLIGDSYGYLPNQVDAREILARAGVQAPGFPLSVTALEMMAAAANASSLERLSPIFLSRHCEVPGGHARAADKPQISELRRHLHDAGCTVHRYHAFSEAGQQDFGETFTEYLQHALLALARQVLGEVAEKQSWIAEEVGLHRGRMEEEADNFRGRADVLEALEDHRGRPDPFGRAWRLGDEVNEFSRLRMRFADSMVAVLADPGAGKSALLAKIACDGNLSTVPHRAIHDRSDRAYCRVGITPRSTRLAVCLLVLLAQLDPDLAERVASQHDPDGLRLGDVLPSWIECLGPPRLGSEPTIIVDGLDKMASTDSESYSLAWMSTEMVQGAYFVVSANNGSPAAHIVRTRPLTTVFELNPLSPEDARLMVSGAIARHHRSLPELLIRRLAHKSANARWLSIATQLLLTLSRHDYHSLRNEDSSADPQVRLRAMLSRTIEQLPADLEDLSSDYLFRLLEFADPSVTPALILLTVSSSGVREFDVLSIFGEGSKFRRDESGYGVSAITPTMLSVTQDLFDGLIDVRDSGRMAFVSDSTEQAWRGILADSILEVGGDPEAVVLDYRRTFIAHLLTLPLDDPLRIDELLLQLWIADDIPFLAHALHDPQLSAVSSVALFGAVFAVATSDAAAVRSVLELPLPPDEKLTLTSFLVSAVTRMDLAQASQAAVEIKEALEQMPASAASRTGASAADVLAQLSTLPGASGIGGVFGHWEPFIRALVDGHAQLSQGPYLDPVNDFERRMFIEVQLTMVTQFALTVFDRTDPTFEDFQQIGFRLESARDHLEQLPPDDDAGEYLRILESVANRAVMLLGITATLPPLEDDLSRAEQAFDTTGGAAIYGVLMALCARVRTEVAVGLQVAEGGNPSPGDLVRALSEIDRARWRLEVGLALNPTMRIVRAELMALLTERLSLLDTAEQAGSSAESALRLAELAIDDDKVDPSDFIGIAARAVFGWAFSRLDGSVTTIVERMLELLDGDHLGTVIDDDSRAVAEVALLTAAVDVGAADGEYELSLALGRRAVALQQAGYEFADGEATAYEILRERLENVREELIGILEEADSLAGLTAEIDIGDIMSHCRWADELFTMCSGRSDTQVEDHLGRMLAQTLAGAVSGDPTVLANARLIYQSLEDLEGLDDEHQRILDVTACHLQS from the coding sequence ATGGACCACGAGCGCGACGTGATCAACTCCCTGGTGATTCCCAACGTCAATCGGCTGCTTCGCGCAAAGGGGCGATCGGCCGCTCTCTACGCGCTCGACTTTCGGTGGGGCATCGAGACCGACGAGAGCACAGATCAACGGCTGCGCGAAAGAGTAATCCTGCAACGATGCGTCGACGAACTGCGACGCTGTTTACCGCTATTCGTCGGACTGATCGGCGATTCGTACGGGTACCTTCCGAATCAGGTCGACGCGCGAGAGATTCTGGCGCGTGCGGGCGTCCAAGCTCCGGGGTTTCCTTTATCCGTCACTGCCCTCGAAATGATGGCGGCAGCAGCCAATGCCTCATCCCTCGAACGATTGTCACCGATATTCTTGTCCCGGCATTGCGAGGTGCCTGGCGGACACGCGCGTGCCGCTGACAAACCGCAAATTTCGGAGTTGCGTCGTCACCTCCACGACGCGGGGTGCACCGTACACCGGTACCATGCATTCAGCGAAGCCGGGCAGCAGGACTTCGGCGAGACCTTCACCGAGTACCTGCAGCATGCACTCCTGGCGCTGGCCCGCCAGGTTCTTGGCGAAGTCGCCGAAAAGCAGAGTTGGATCGCCGAGGAAGTCGGGCTCCATCGTGGACGCATGGAGGAGGAGGCAGACAACTTCCGGGGCCGTGCAGACGTGCTCGAGGCCCTTGAAGACCACCGCGGCAGGCCCGATCCGTTTGGAAGGGCATGGCGGCTGGGCGACGAGGTCAACGAGTTCAGTCGCTTGCGCATGCGCTTTGCCGACTCCATGGTCGCCGTGCTCGCCGACCCGGGAGCGGGAAAGTCTGCACTGCTGGCCAAGATTGCCTGCGATGGGAACCTCAGTACCGTTCCACACCGTGCGATTCACGATCGTTCGGATCGTGCGTACTGTCGCGTTGGGATCACCCCGAGATCGACACGCCTCGCTGTTTGTCTGCTTGTCTTGCTGGCGCAGCTCGATCCCGACCTGGCCGAGCGCGTCGCCAGTCAGCACGATCCCGATGGCCTGCGTCTCGGTGATGTGCTGCCTTCCTGGATCGAGTGTTTGGGCCCGCCTCGGCTCGGCAGCGAGCCGACGATCATCGTCGACGGCCTCGATAAGATGGCTAGCACCGACAGCGAATCGTACTCGCTGGCCTGGATGTCCACAGAGATGGTGCAGGGAGCCTACTTCGTCGTCTCGGCCAACAACGGTTCACCTGCAGCGCACATCGTTCGAACCAGACCACTGACCACAGTGTTCGAACTCAACCCGCTGTCCCCCGAAGACGCGCGCCTGATGGTCAGCGGAGCCATTGCGCGGCATCACCGCTCATTGCCCGAACTGTTGATCCGCCGACTTGCTCACAAGTCGGCGAATGCGCGGTGGCTCAGCATTGCCACGCAATTGCTCTTGACATTGTCACGACATGATTATCATTCACTTCGAAACGAGGACTCGTCGGCGGACCCTCAGGTCCGGCTGCGAGCGATGCTTTCCAGAACCATCGAACAGCTTCCCGCAGACCTGGAGGATCTAAGCTCTGACTACCTGTTCCGGCTGCTGGAGTTCGCTGACCCGTCTGTGACACCCGCCCTAATTCTGCTCACGGTGTCGTCTTCGGGCGTAAGGGAATTTGACGTCCTGTCGATCTTTGGGGAGGGAAGCAAGTTCCGACGGGACGAAAGCGGATATGGCGTCAGTGCGATTACCCCAACCATGTTGTCGGTAACCCAGGACTTGTTCGACGGACTTATCGACGTCCGAGACAGCGGGCGAATGGCGTTTGTCTCTGATTCCACGGAGCAGGCATGGAGGGGTATTCTCGCCGATAGCATTTTGGAGGTCGGTGGAGATCCGGAGGCGGTTGTCCTCGACTACCGCCGCACCTTCATCGCTCACCTGCTGACGCTACCGCTGGATGATCCCCTGCGCATCGACGAACTCCTCCTCCAATTGTGGATCGCAGACGACATTCCGTTTCTCGCACACGCTCTCCACGACCCACAGCTATCCGCGGTCTCGTCGGTCGCGTTGTTCGGGGCAGTTTTCGCCGTTGCTACCTCGGACGCGGCTGCCGTGCGCTCGGTCCTTGAGCTGCCGCTGCCGCCCGATGAGAAACTGACCTTGACGTCCTTCCTGGTGTCCGCTGTCACCAGGATGGACCTGGCCCAGGCGTCACAAGCGGCTGTAGAGATCAAAGAAGCGTTAGAACAAATGCCTGCTTCCGCCGCTTCCCGGACCGGTGCGTCTGCCGCCGACGTACTGGCTCAACTCAGCACGTTGCCTGGTGCAAGCGGCATTGGTGGTGTTTTCGGACACTGGGAGCCGTTTATCCGAGCGCTCGTCGACGGGCATGCTCAACTGTCACAGGGGCCATACTTAGATCCAGTCAACGACTTCGAGCGTCGAATGTTCATCGAGGTTCAGTTGACCATGGTCACCCAGTTCGCGTTAACTGTTTTCGACCGAACAGACCCGACGTTCGAGGACTTTCAACAAATTGGTTTTCGTCTGGAAAGCGCACGCGACCATCTCGAACAATTGCCTCCCGACGATGACGCCGGCGAGTACCTCCGAATCCTCGAATCCGTTGCGAACCGTGCGGTGATGCTCCTAGGAATCACCGCGACCTTACCTCCGCTTGAAGACGACCTCTCACGGGCGGAACAGGCCTTCGATACAACCGGTGGAGCTGCGATCTACGGCGTGTTGATGGCCCTGTGCGCTCGTGTACGTACTGAAGTCGCGGTCGGGCTCCAAGTCGCGGAGGGCGGGAATCCGTCCCCAGGTGACCTCGTGCGTGCGCTCTCGGAGATCGACAGAGCGCGGTGGCGTCTCGAAGTTGGCTTGGCACTGAATCCCACCATGAGAATCGTGCGCGCCGAATTGATGGCACTATTGACTGAGAGATTGTCGCTACTCGATACTGCCGAACAAGCGGGTAGCTCGGCGGAGTCGGCATTGCGCCTTGCAGAACTCGCCATCGACGACGACAAGGTGGACCCGAGTGATTTCATCGGCATTGCCGCGCGAGCCGTGTTCGGATGGGCCTTCTCTCGACTGGATGGCTCGGTCACGACGATTGTGGAACGCATGCTCGAATTGCTCGACGGCGACCACCTCGGAACTGTCATCGACGACGACAGCCGCGCGGTCGCCGAAGTCGCATTGTTGACCGCGGCAGTCGACGTGGGTGCAGCCGACGGCGAGTACGAGTTGTCGTTGGCACTCGGGCGTAGGGCGGTCGCGCTCCAACAAGCCGGCTACGAATTCGCCGACGGTGAAGCCACAGCATACGAAATTCTGCGCGAACGCCTCGAGAACGTCCGTGAAGAGCTTATAGGCATACTCGAAGAAGCCGATTCGCTGGCGGGACTCACGGCGGAGATCGATATCGGCGATATCATGTCACACTGTCGCTGGGCTGATGAGCTGTTCACGATGTGCTCCGGAAGATCGGATACACAGGTGGAGGACCACCTGGGCCGGATGCTCGCCCAGACGTTGGCCGGTGCGGTTTCAGGGGACCCGACTGTTCTTGCGAACGCGCGCCTCATCTACCAAAGCCTTGAGGATCTCGAAGGTTTGGACGACGAGCATCAGCGAATTCTGGATGTCACCGCCTGCCATCTCCAGTCGTGA
- a CDS encoding DUF5997 family protein: protein MKPATAAKKLDVYLPATPAEFREHPITRAELAELQADPPEWLRTLRAEGPHPKNLVAAKLGISNSGLVRGGITEALTTAQIEELLAEMPDWLAAERATQLEVRREERRIKSLHADKRRAREEADAEPEV from the coding sequence ATGAAGCCGGCCACCGCCGCCAAGAAGCTGGACGTGTACCTGCCGGCGACCCCGGCCGAGTTCCGCGAGCACCCCATCACCCGAGCCGAACTCGCCGAGCTGCAGGCCGACCCACCGGAATGGCTGCGCACGCTGCGCGCCGAGGGCCCGCATCCGAAGAATCTGGTCGCCGCCAAACTCGGCATCTCCAACTCCGGCCTGGTCCGCGGCGGCATCACCGAAGCGCTCACCACCGCGCAGATCGAGGAGCTGCTCGCCGAGATGCCGGACTGGCTGGCGGCCGAACGCGCGACGCAGCTCGAGGTGCGGCGTGAAGAACGACGCATTAAGTCGCTGCACGCGGACAAGCGGCGGGCGCGGGAGGAAGCGGACGCCGAGCCCGAGGTGTGA
- a CDS encoding LysR family substrate-binding domain-containing protein, whose product MVVTTPDATTSDDAPVFRLAFVPGAMPGKWVRIWEQRRPDVPLELVALDVADCAEAVGQGRVQMAITRLPEALGHGDAGAHHSIDLYEETTVVVVPKDHVLTAGDEMTLADLADEQVLWPLDEPLTVTQRPGSAVSHRPETTGDAIELVAAGIGVLLVPQSLARLHHRKDLVHRPVTDAPTSTVGLLWPQPTTELADEFIGIVRGRKATSSRGRSEEAPKRSAREKAAAKRAAREAAGKIPGKGARRGSGRPNRR is encoded by the coding sequence CTGGTCGTGACCACACCCGACGCGACCACCAGCGACGACGCCCCGGTGTTTCGGCTGGCGTTCGTGCCGGGGGCCATGCCGGGCAAGTGGGTGCGGATCTGGGAGCAACGACGACCCGATGTGCCGCTGGAGCTCGTCGCCCTCGATGTCGCGGACTGTGCCGAGGCCGTCGGGCAGGGGCGCGTGCAGATGGCGATCACCCGCCTGCCCGAGGCGCTGGGGCACGGTGACGCGGGCGCCCATCACAGCATCGACCTCTATGAGGAGACCACCGTCGTGGTGGTGCCCAAAGACCACGTGCTGACCGCGGGCGATGAGATGACGCTGGCCGATCTCGCCGACGAACAGGTGCTTTGGCCACTCGACGAACCGTTGACGGTGACTCAGCGCCCGGGTTCAGCAGTGAGCCATCGACCCGAGACCACCGGTGACGCCATCGAACTCGTCGCCGCCGGGATCGGGGTGCTGCTGGTGCCGCAGTCGTTGGCGCGGCTGCATCACCGCAAGGATCTGGTGCACCGCCCGGTGACTGACGCCCCGACCTCGACGGTGGGGCTGCTGTGGCCGCAACCGACCACCGAACTCGCCGACGAGTTCATCGGCATCGTGCGTGGTCGGAAGGCGACGTCGTCGCGGGGCCGTTCCGAGGAGGCGCCCAAACGGTCGGCCCGGGAGAAGGCGGCGGCCAAGCGGGCGGCACGCGAAGCGGCCGGGAAGATCCCCGGCAAGGGTGCTCGACGAGGTTCGGGACGTCCTAATCGTCGGTAA